Proteins encoded by one window of Arachis ipaensis cultivar K30076 chromosome B04, Araip1.1, whole genome shotgun sequence:
- the LOC107639665 gene encoding uncharacterized protein LOC107639665 isoform X1 — MKLKFSSLFLFFTLLLLRRLLMNIFCFRAARAKKVKEGMMLRVAVRWSCWKPMASLPLPTIRFPRRPRLLRFPTSNLLSPLSASAALAPSDSFSSSSSSSFHVDLQPYLRCSMPHKRLRVAVLLSGGVDSSVALRLLHAAGHSCTAFYLKIWFQEDFENFWSECPWEEDLKYAKAVCNQVDVPLEVVHLTDEYWNNVVSYIIEEYRCGRTPNPDVLCNTRIKFGAFLDAISGMGFDYVASGHYANVIHPCADQMEEPSVLELSQDMVKDQTYFLSHLSQSQLKQLLFPLGRISKDEVRRLATEFDLPNKDRKDSQGICFLGKIRFSEFVARHIGEREGIILEAETGDFLGKHRGFWFYTIGQRQGLRLPGGPWYVVEKDIKNNVVFVSRNYFSFDKRRRLFRVSSLKWLSGLPATQISKLQCKVRHGPGFYDCSFEMEVGKDGQESVAVVRLSEDDQGLAAGQFAAFYEGRKCIGSGVILESWDDQSFPVCAKALEIARMEDKSKLGNPVKIKVKSEEVFVSTEVASKA, encoded by the exons ATGAAATTGaaattttcttctctctttttattttttacccTTTTACTGCTTAGGAGGCTTCTTATGAATATTTTCTGTTTTCGAGCTGCAAGAGCGAAGAAGGTGAAGGAGGGTATGATGCTGAGAGTGGCGGTGCGATGGAGCTGCTGGAAGCCAATGGCTTCTCTTCCTCTCCCAACAATTCGATTCCCTCGCCGCCCACGTCTCCTCCGCTTCCCCACCTCAAACCTCCTCTCTCCTCTGTCCGCCTCCGCGGCACTTGCTCCCAGTGactctttctcctcctcctcttcctcctccttccaTGTTGATCTCCAACCTTATCTCCGTTGCTCCATGCCTCACAAGCGCCTCCGAGTCGCAGTACTTCTCAGCGGCGGTGTCGACAGCAGCGTCGCCCTCCGGCTCCTCCACGCCGCCGGCCATTCCTGCACCGCCTTCTACCTCAAGATTTGGTTCCAA GAAGATTTTGAGAACTTTTGGTCAGAGTGCCCCTGGGAAGAGGATTTGAAGTATGCCAAAGCTGTTTGTAATCAG GTTGATGTGCCATTAGAAGTTGTGCATTTGACCGATGAATACTGGAACAATGTG GTTTCTTACATCATTGAAGAGTATCGTTGTGGCCGAACTCCTAATCCGGATGTTCTCTgtaacacaagaataaaatttg GTGCATTTTTAGATGCAATAAGTGGTATGGGATTTGACTATGTTGCCTCCGGACATTATGCAAATGTTATCCACCCATGTGCAGATCAAATGGAGGAACCTTCTGTTCTAGAGCTGTCACAAGACATG GTGAAAGATCAAACGTATTTCCTTTCACACCTCTCACAGTCCCAACTGAAGCAGCTTCTTTTTCCTCTTGGGCGTATTTCCAAG GACGAAGTCCGCAGACTGGCAACAGAATTTGATCTTCCAAATAAGGATAGAAAGgattcacaaggtatatgcttttTGGGCAAG ATAAGGTTCAGTGAATTTGTTGCAAGACATATTGGGGAGAGGGAAGGTATCATACTAGAAGCTGAGACAGGAGATTTCCTTGGCAAACATCGGGGATTCTGGTTTTATACTATTGGCCAGCGCCAGGGTTTACGTCTACCTGGGGGCCCATG GTATGTTGTTGAAAAGGATATTAAAAACAATGTAGTCTTTGTGTCAAGAAATTACTTTTCCTTTGACAAAAGAAGGCGCCTATTTCGTGTAAGCTCTTTAAAATGGTTGAGTGGGCTGCCTGCAACCCAGATAAGTAAGCTTCAATGCAAG GTGAGACACGGTCCGGGATTTTATGATTGTAGTTTCGAAATGGAAGTAGGAAAGGATGGTCAAGAAAGCGTTGCTGTTGTCCGGTTATCTGAAGATGATCAAGGCCTAGCAGCTGGGCAATTTGCGGCCTTCTATGAGGGAAGGAAATGCATAGGTTCCGGTGTGATTTTGGAGTCATGGGATGATCAAAGTTTTCCTGTATGTGCAAAAGCTTTAGAAATTGCAAGAATGGAAGATAAATCAAAGCTAGGCAATCCAGTCAAGATAAAAGTTAAATCAGAAGAGGTGTTTGTTTCCACAGAGGTAGCAAGCAAAGCATGA
- the LOC107639665 gene encoding uncharacterized protein LOC107639665 isoform X2, with product MKLKFSSLFIFCFRAARAKKVKEGMMLRVAVRWSCWKPMASLPLPTIRFPRRPRLLRFPTSNLLSPLSASAALAPSDSFSSSSSSSFHVDLQPYLRCSMPHKRLRVAVLLSGGVDSSVALRLLHAAGHSCTAFYLKIWFQEDFENFWSECPWEEDLKYAKAVCNQVDVPLEVVHLTDEYWNNVVSYIIEEYRCGRTPNPDVLCNTRIKFGAFLDAISGMGFDYVASGHYANVIHPCADQMEEPSVLELSQDMVKDQTYFLSHLSQSQLKQLLFPLGRISKDEVRRLATEFDLPNKDRKDSQGICFLGKIRFSEFVARHIGEREGIILEAETGDFLGKHRGFWFYTIGQRQGLRLPGGPWYVVEKDIKNNVVFVSRNYFSFDKRRRLFRVSSLKWLSGLPATQISKLQCKVRHGPGFYDCSFEMEVGKDGQESVAVVRLSEDDQGLAAGQFAAFYEGRKCIGSGVILESWDDQSFPVCAKALEIARMEDKSKLGNPVKIKVKSEEVFVSTEVASKA from the exons ATGAAATTGaaattttcttctctcttt ATTTTCTGTTTTCGAGCTGCAAGAGCGAAGAAGGTGAAGGAGGGTATGATGCTGAGAGTGGCGGTGCGATGGAGCTGCTGGAAGCCAATGGCTTCTCTTCCTCTCCCAACAATTCGATTCCCTCGCCGCCCACGTCTCCTCCGCTTCCCCACCTCAAACCTCCTCTCTCCTCTGTCCGCCTCCGCGGCACTTGCTCCCAGTGactctttctcctcctcctcttcctcctccttccaTGTTGATCTCCAACCTTATCTCCGTTGCTCCATGCCTCACAAGCGCCTCCGAGTCGCAGTACTTCTCAGCGGCGGTGTCGACAGCAGCGTCGCCCTCCGGCTCCTCCACGCCGCCGGCCATTCCTGCACCGCCTTCTACCTCAAGATTTGGTTCCAA GAAGATTTTGAGAACTTTTGGTCAGAGTGCCCCTGGGAAGAGGATTTGAAGTATGCCAAAGCTGTTTGTAATCAG GTTGATGTGCCATTAGAAGTTGTGCATTTGACCGATGAATACTGGAACAATGTG GTTTCTTACATCATTGAAGAGTATCGTTGTGGCCGAACTCCTAATCCGGATGTTCTCTgtaacacaagaataaaatttg GTGCATTTTTAGATGCAATAAGTGGTATGGGATTTGACTATGTTGCCTCCGGACATTATGCAAATGTTATCCACCCATGTGCAGATCAAATGGAGGAACCTTCTGTTCTAGAGCTGTCACAAGACATG GTGAAAGATCAAACGTATTTCCTTTCACACCTCTCACAGTCCCAACTGAAGCAGCTTCTTTTTCCTCTTGGGCGTATTTCCAAG GACGAAGTCCGCAGACTGGCAACAGAATTTGATCTTCCAAATAAGGATAGAAAGgattcacaaggtatatgcttttTGGGCAAG ATAAGGTTCAGTGAATTTGTTGCAAGACATATTGGGGAGAGGGAAGGTATCATACTAGAAGCTGAGACAGGAGATTTCCTTGGCAAACATCGGGGATTCTGGTTTTATACTATTGGCCAGCGCCAGGGTTTACGTCTACCTGGGGGCCCATG GTATGTTGTTGAAAAGGATATTAAAAACAATGTAGTCTTTGTGTCAAGAAATTACTTTTCCTTTGACAAAAGAAGGCGCCTATTTCGTGTAAGCTCTTTAAAATGGTTGAGTGGGCTGCCTGCAACCCAGATAAGTAAGCTTCAATGCAAG GTGAGACACGGTCCGGGATTTTATGATTGTAGTTTCGAAATGGAAGTAGGAAAGGATGGTCAAGAAAGCGTTGCTGTTGTCCGGTTATCTGAAGATGATCAAGGCCTAGCAGCTGGGCAATTTGCGGCCTTCTATGAGGGAAGGAAATGCATAGGTTCCGGTGTGATTTTGGAGTCATGGGATGATCAAAGTTTTCCTGTATGTGCAAAAGCTTTAGAAATTGCAAGAATGGAAGATAAATCAAAGCTAGGCAATCCAGTCAAGATAAAAGTTAAATCAGAAGAGGTGTTTGTTTCCACAGAGGTAGCAAGCAAAGCATGA